CCTTGCTGTTTTCTATATATTTATCTCGCGCCTGTTTGCTTATCTTCGCCATTTTCTCCCATCCTTACGAAGTACCATATTTCGTTAATAACTCCTCGGCATGCCGCAATGACACTTCGGTTTTACTGTCACCGGAAAGCATTCGTGATATTTCTTCCTTTACCGCCTGCCCGCGTATCGTGTATACCCTGGTAAAGGTTCTGTTATCCTTGATATATTTTTCCACTTTTATATGATTATCGGCTCTCGCTGCAATTGTTGCAAGATGCGTAATACAAAGAATTTGTTTTTTTTGTGAAAGATTTTTCAGCTTTTCACCGACTGATATCGCGACCTCACCCCCGATTCCGGCATCGACTTCGTCGAAAATAAGCGAAGAAATATGATCTTCTTCCGCCAATACCGATTTAAGGGCAAGCATAACCCTGGATATTTCACCGCCCGAGGCTATTTTCTTCAATGGTTTGAAGGGTTCTCCGGGATTGGGTGAGATGACGAACTCGATGACATCGATACCGTACGGCGTATACAGGGTCTTCCCCTCGGGATTTTTCTTTTCTTTTACATCGACCTTGAAGCGTACCTTGGGCATCCCGAGATCCTTGAGTTCATTCTCGATGCGTGATTGTAATATTCCAGCCGATTTTTTCCTTTGAGCAGAAAGTTCGCCCGCCAGTTTTTTAACGTCAGCCTCCAATCCCGCGATACTCTGTTTCAGACGCTGTTTTTCTTCTTCCCAGTTTTGAATTCCCTCCAGTTCCTCTTCCGATTTCCTGCAGAATGCAAGAACCTCCTCAATCGTGTCCCCGTATTTCTTTTTGAGATTTCTCAAGAGATCGAGCCGCTCTTCACACTCGGATAGGCGCTTGGGATTATATTCGACCGATGAACGGTACTGCCGTATGCTTTCAACAAAATCCTCGATTTCATAAAACGCGTCCTGAAGCTGATTGCCGAGTGCGGAAAGTCCCGTATCGATCTGGACGATTTCTTCCATATCTTCCCTGGCTTTTCTGAGTGACGAGAGGGCGCCGCCTTTGCTTTCAGACGTGACGTGATAGATTTCCTCCACAAGTCGGAAAAGACGTTCATGATTCGCAAGGATTTTATGTTCCTTTTCAAGCTGTTCTTCCTCACCCGGCTTCAATTGGGCATTCGTTATCTCCGTAATCGCGTGCTCTAAAAAATCGATCTGCCGCAGCCGTTCCCGTTCCGAACTGACTAGTTTTGAAAGTTTTTCCTTCTGCGAAGCGAGTTCCATAAACATGCCGAAAAAGCGTTTCGCGGCTTCCTCCGTATTTCCGTATCTGTCGATCAGCTTCCTGTGATTTTCGACATTAAGCAGGGATTGATGTTCATGTTGACCGTGCAGATCAAAAAGAAGCGACGCGAGCCCGTTTAAATCCGTTCTGGTCGAGGGTGTCGACCCGATATAGATACTTCCCCTTCCCGACTGCTTTACGACCCTTCGCAATATCACCGTATCATCCGAGACCGCGATACCACGTTCCTGAAGCCATTCTCGGGCTTCCCTGTTTTTCGATACATTGACGATACCGTAAATCAGGGCTTCTTCGGCACCTGTTCTGATGGCGGATCCATCGGTTTTCTGACCCAGAATGA
Above is a window of Spirochaetales bacterium DNA encoding:
- the recN gene encoding DNA repair protein RecN; this encodes MLEELAIHNYALIDRVNVKFSEGLNLLTGETGAGKSILVGALGLILGQKTDGSAIRTGAEEALIYGIVNVSKNREAREWLQERGIAVSDDTVILRRVVKQSGRGSIYIGSTPSTRTDLNGLASLLFDLHGQHEHQSLLNVENHRKLIDRYGNTEEAAKRFFGMFMELASQKEKLSKLVSSERERLRQIDFLEHAITEITNAQLKPGEEEQLEKEHKILANHERLFRLVEEIYHVTSESKGGALSSLRKAREDMEEIVQIDTGLSALGNQLQDAFYEIEDFVESIRQYRSSVEYNPKRLSECEERLDLLRNLKKKYGDTIEEVLAFCRKSEEELEGIQNWEEEKQRLKQSIAGLEADVKKLAGELSAQRKKSAGILQSRIENELKDLGMPKVRFKVDVKEKKNPEGKTLYTPYGIDVIEFVISPNPGEPFKPLKKIASGGEISRVMLALKSVLAEEDHISSLIFDEVDAGIGGEVAISVGEKLKNLSQKKQILCITHLATIAARADNHIKVEKYIKDNRTFTRVYTIRGQAVKEEISRMLSGDSKTEVSLRHAEELLTKYGTS